A DNA window from Vigna unguiculata cultivar IT97K-499-35 chromosome 10, ASM411807v1, whole genome shotgun sequence contains the following coding sequences:
- the LOC114166300 gene encoding cytochrome P450 CYP82D47-like, whose protein sequence is MDPASYVPTLAGILALLIAYKVFRFIRSPKQRKGRKLPEPRGALPFIGHLHLLNGRIPYFRTFSAMAEKYGPVFCVKLGCHTTVVVNNREIAKECLTTNDRVFASRPNTSAGRLMGYNNAIFGLTPYGDYWREIRKVAVLEMLSSHRLEKLKHVRDSEILSLVKDLYSSMAVSSAKNVKGSNEVAISNLLEHMTFNIIVRMIAGKRFGGDTVNQEDNDAWKLRKAIKDATYLSGVFVVADAIPSLSWFDFQGHLSFMKITAEKLDIILERWLQEHVEMRGEKKNGGCERDFMDVMLSSFEDQEDICGYKRETVIKATSLMLILTASGSTSITLTWALSLLVNHPKVLKVALQELDSHVGKERWVQESDIKNLNYLHAIVKETLRLYPPAPLTGIREAMEDCSLVGYHVPKGTRLLINLWNLQRDPQVWTNPNEFQPERFLTTHRDIDFMSQDFELVPFSFGRRSCPGLTFGLQVAHLTLARLLQGFHIFTKDGAEVDMTEGLGVALPKEQELRLMLQPRLPLELYESL, encoded by the exons ATGGATCCTGCTTCCTATGTTCCAACTTTAGCAGGAATCCTAGCTTTGCTAATTGCATACAAAGTGTTTCGATTCATTAGATCTCCTAAGCAAAGAAAGGGTAGAAAGCTACCCGAACCTCGTGGTGCTTTACCTTTCATAGGGCACCTACACCTTCTCAATGGTAGAATACCCTATTTCAGGACCTTCTCAGCCATGGCTGAGAAATATGGTCCAGTTTTCTGTGTCAAACTGGGTTGCCACACCACCGTAGTGGTGAACAACAGGGAAATTGCCAAAGAGTGCCTCACAACAAATGACAGAGTTTTTGCCTCAAGGCCAAACACTTCTGCTGGCAGACTCATGGGTTACAACAATGCAATCTTTGGCCTTACCCCTTACGGAGATTACTGGCGTGAGATCAGAAAAGTGGCTGTTCTTGAGATGTTGTCAAGCCACAGGCTTGAGAAGCTGAAGCATGTGAGAGACAGTGAAATACTGTCTCTTGTGAAGGACTTGTACTCATCGATGGCAGTGTCCTCTGCAAAGAACGTGAAGGGCTCAAATGAAGTGGCTATAAGCAATCTGTTGGAGCACATGACCTTCAACATAATCGTGAGGATGATTGCTGGGAAGAGATTTGGAGGGGACACTGTTAACCAAGAAGATAATGATGCATGGAAACTGAGGAAAGCCATTAAAGATGCCACATATCTGTCTGGTGTTTTTGTGGTGGCTGATGCAATTCCATCACTGAGTTGGTTTGATTTTCAGGGACATTTAAGTTTCATGAAAATAACAGCTGAGAAACTAGACATTATCCTTGAGAGGTGGCTGCAAGAACACGTGGAGATGAGAGGAGAGAAGAAGAATGGTGGTTGTGAAAGGGACTTCATGGATGTGATGTTATCATCTTTTGAAGACCAAGAAGATATATGTGGTTATAAGCGGGAGACAGTTATCAAAGCGACATCATTG ATGCTTATCCTTACTGCTTCGGGAAGCACATCAATCACACTGACATGGGCACTCTCCCTGCTCGTAAACCATCCAAAGGTTCTAAAGGTTGCCCTACAAGAGTTGGACAGCCACGTAGGAAAAGAAAGATGGGTCCAAGAATCTGACATCAAAAACCTCAATTATCTCCACGCCATTGTCAAAGAGACCCTTCGTTTGTACCCGCCAGCACCCTTAACAGGAATCAGGGAGGCCATGGAAGATTGTTCTTTGGTAGGGTACCATGTCCCAAAGGGAACAAGGTTGCTTATTAACCTCTGGAACTTGCAAAGGGACCCGCAAGTTTGGACGAACCCTAATGAGTTTCAGCCAGAGAGGTTCCTCACCACTCACAGAGACATAGATTTCATGAGTCAGGACTTTGAGTTGGTTCCATTTAGCTTTGGGAGAAGGTCGTGCCCTGGCTTGACCTTTGGGCTGCAAGTGGCGCACTTGACCTTGGCTCGGTTGCTTCAAGGGTTTCATATTTTCACAAAGGATGGTGCTGAGGTTGATATGACCGAAGGGTTAGGAGTGGCTTTGCCTAAGGAACAAGAACTTCGACTTATGCTCCAACCACGTCTTCCATTGGAGCTTTATGAAAGCCTTTGA